The Cellvibrio polysaccharolyticus genomic interval CGTGCAATTTGTCGCCATCAACAATGAAACCATGTCCTGGAATTTCGCGCCGCAAACACGCCGCATACAGGTACATCCGGGCGCACAAACGCGCATTGATTATCACGTGCAAAACGCCAGCAGTAAAAATATGGTTGGCCAGGCAATTCCCAGCCTGGTGCCGTTTAAGGCGGCCAGTTTTTTTCATAAAACCGAATGCTTCTGCTTTGAACAGCAGCCGCTGGCAGCCGGCGAAAGTGCCGTGTTGCCGATGTACTTTATTGTTGACCCCGAGCTGCCGGCCTATATCAAAACCATTACCTTGTCTTACACCTTGTTTGATGTGACCGATCGCTTTGCCAACGATATTCCACTGACACAAATTTTTTCCAACACGGATTGAATCCAAACGGAGAAACCTATGGCTGCCAATGAAAATGTTTATTACGTTCCCGCGCAAAGCAGGTTGCCATTGCTGGCCAGTATTGCCCTGTTTTTAACCGTATTCGGTGCAGCGCACTGGTTAAACGGCTCCGCCAAAGGGCCGTGGATTTTCCTCACCGGGGCGCTGCTCTTCGCCGCGGTATTGTGGTCGTGGTTTGCCACCGTTATTCATGAAAACATGGCAGGCCTCAATAACCAGCAACTGAAGCGTTCCTACGTGTGGGCAATGGGCTGGTTTATTTTCAGTGAAGTGATGTTTTTCGCAGCGTTTTTTGGCGCACTCTTTTATGTGCGCACCTTTGCGCTGCCGTGGCTGAGCGGCGCTGGCGATACCTCATCTACCAACGAATTTTTATGGCCGGGTTTTACCGAACAATGGCCGCTGATGACCACACCTGACATGGTAAGGCATGGTGAACAGGCGGTGATGACAGGCCCTGCAGAAAACATGAGCTTCCCGGGTTTTAAAGCCATGCTCGGCTGGTTGCCGTTGTGGAATACGCTGGTGCTGGTCACCTCCAGCCTGACCGTGCACATCGCCCACGGCGCTTTGAAAAATAATAACCGCAAGTCATTCAATCTATGGCTGGGCATTACCGTGTTGCTGGGTATCAGCTTTGTTGCATTGCAAGCCTGGGAGTATCACCACGCTTATACCGCGATGGGGTTAACACTCAACTCCGGTATTTATGGCGCGACCTTTTTTATGCTGACCGGTTTTCACGGCGCCCACGTCACCATCGGTACCTTGATGTTATTGATTATGTGGTTGCGTTCGGTGTTGAAAAATCATTTCAAACCGCATGACAGTTTTGGTTTTGAGGCGGCCAGCTGGTACTGGCATTTTGTCGATGTGGTCTGGGTGGTGCTGTTTTTCGTCGTGTATATTTTTGGCTGATAACACTTAAAGACGATGATCCCACGGCGCCTGACTGTGCAAAATGCCCGAGGCAAAACCGTAGATCAGACAGATCATCAGCAACACCGCCAGGGTAATGCGAACACCCAGCGCATACCAGGTACGGCGCGATTGCGGCATGTCGGCATCTTTTAACAGGAAGCCCAGCGCGCCAAACAGGCTCGCCACAATAGCAATGAGCAACATCACAATAATAATTTTCAACCACATACTGGTTACCTCGATAACGGGCAGGATGGTGGATAGTGATAAAAATAGCGCCGTTGGCAGAAAAGTCTAACGTTTCACCAAATAAAAAAATAACGTTGCTAACGTCGTTGATCTTGCCTTTACTGATAGTAGCGGGTTGCTGGCAACTCCAACGAGCAGCAGAAAAGCGCGACATGGAACAGCATTGGCAAGCACAACAACAGCTGCCTGTGGTTGTTCTGAACGGCAATAACATCCTGCAGCTACCGGATTATCAGCAAGTAATGTCAAACGGGTATTTTTCACCGATACACCAGTGGTATCTCGATAACCGCCATCGTCAGGGCCAATACGGCTTTGAAATATTGCAGGAATTCATCCTGGATGACGGCGCAAAGTTGCTGGTTAATCGGGGTTGGGTTGCGGCCGGAAGCGGTCGGCAACATTTACCGAAAGTCGTCACTCCGGCAGGACAGCAGACCATTTTCGGAGAACTCATGACATTACAGCCCTATGCCCTGCTGGAAAACATACCCATCAGCAACAGCTGGCCACAGGTTATTTTGCATCCGGATCTCACGCGCATGCGCGACCAGCTTGATTATCCCCTGCCATCGCGCTACGTGCGTCTGGATGGCACCAGCCAGGGCGCGTTGATCACCAACTGGCAGCTAACCGCCCTGTCCTCGGCCCGGCACATGGGCTATGCCGTGCAATGGTTTGCCATGGCAATAGCGCTGGTGATGTGGTTTCTCATTGCCAACACCGCATTACCGGGAAAATTACGGGCTCAATTGAACAACAGGAATACACGCTCATGAATACGTCTTCTTCGGGGCCAACAACCACATGGTATGCAAAAAAACGTCGCGGGCAGTGGACCGCAGCAACCTTGATGTTAATTATTTTTATCCCGATGGCGGTGGCGATATTTGTCTATCACACCGGCGTTGGTATGCCGGCAGGTACGATGAATAAAGGGGTGTTATTACAGCAGCCGGTAAATTTTGGTGGTTTTTCTCTGAATAACATGCAGCACCAAACCTGGAATATTGAAGAGCAAAAAAGTAAATGGCGCTGGGTGATTACCGGCAAAAACGGCTGCGATGCGCGCTGTGAAGAACAACTTTATATGACCCGTCAGGCACACATTCGTCTTGGCGAAAAAGCCGGTCGTGTAGAACGAATTTTTCTGGTGCCTGACAGCGCCCTGCAACAGGGCGTTGCTGAATCCCTGCAACGCGATCACCCGCATATGACCTTGCTGACACTGTCAGATGCCGAATTTCAACAGTTGATGACCGGCCTCGGCCAGCAATTACCCTCAACCGTTAACGCCGACACATCGGTGTTTTTAATGGACCCGGACGCCTGGCTGATGATGGCCTATCAGGAAAGTCATCAGGGCGGTGATCTTCTCGACGACATCAAACGTATGTTGAAACTGAGTTACGAGGACTAATAACCATGGTGTTGTCGGGCTACCGAAAGGGACTCTTGTACGCAGGCATTGCTGCCACCTTGTTAACCGCCGTGGTGGTGGTACTCGGGGCATTTACCCGGCTCTCCGATGCCGGCCTCGGTTGTCCGGATTGGCCAGGTTGTTACGGCCATTTAACCTGGCCGAAAAGCGAAGGCGCGATTGCTGCCGCCGAAGCCCGCTTTCCGGAATTTCCGGTCGAGCACGATAAAACCTGGCCGGAAATGGTGCACCGTTATTTTGCCGGTTTGTTGGGGTTGGTGATTCTTGCCATCACCGTCTCGGTATGGCGCAAAGCGCACGCTCTGCCCCTGCACGAGTATCCCCGCTGGCACACCTTGTCATTGTTGTTGCTGGTAATTGTTCAAGCGCTGTTTGGTATGTGGACGGTCACACTGAAGTTGTGGCCGCAAATTGTTACCGCGCATTTACTGGGCGGTTTTGCCACGCTCACGCTGTTATGGCTGCTGGTGCAGCGCACCGGAAACTTTCAATGGTCACTACCCGAATCGCAACGACGCTTTCGCAATCGCACCTTGTGGCTGGCGCTACTGGTGACCCTGTTAGTGATAATGCAGATTGCATTGGGCGGCTGGACCAGCGCCAACTACGCCGCACTCGCCTGCACAGACTTTCCGCGTTGTCACAACGAATGGTGGCCAGCGATGGATTTTCATTCCGGTTTTGATATCGCTCAGGACATCGGCCCCAACTATCTTGGCGGGCTGTTGGAAAACGAAGCGCGCACTGCCATCCACATGACGCACCGCATCGGCGCGTTGATCGTAACCGTCACCCTGTTGTGGCTGATTTTTCGTTTGCTGCGCAGCGCGCTGTCGCGCAGTAAACCGCTGGCACTGTTTCTGTTGGTGGTGCTCTGCCTGCAAATAATGCTGGGCATTACCAATGTGCTGGCTTCGCTGCCACTGACGGTGGCGGTGGCCCACAACGCCACGGGCGCCCTTTTATTATTGACCATGGTCACCTTGTGCCATCGTCTGATGACCGCCAGATTCGAGAACGGGAGATCTTTACCATGACCTACGCAGCAGCCAAAGCCGTTTCTTCCTCCAGCTGGCGGGATTACTACCAACTCTGTAAACCGCGGGTGGTGATGCTGATGATACTCACCTCGGCAATCGGCATGTTACTCGCGGTGCCCGGCATGGTGCCGCTGCATGTGCTGATTATCGGCAACCTCGGCATTGCCCTCTGCGCCGGTTCGGCCGCAGCAATCAATCATCTGGTGGATCGTCACATTGATGAAAAAATGGCGCGCACTTTCAATCGCCCGCTGGTGCAGGGGCGCCTGGCACCGCGGCAGGCGGCGTGGTTTGCGTTGATTATTGGCTGCACCGGTATGTTTTTACTGTGCGTATTTATTAACGTACTCACCGCCATGCTAACGCTGGCATCGCTGATTGGTTACGCCGTGGTTTACACACTTTTTTTAAAACGCACCACGCCGCAAAATATTGTGATTGGCGGTATCGCCGGTGCCGCACCGCCCTTGCTCGGCTGGACCGCCGTTACCAATGAAGTTCATGCGCACGCGTTGCTGCTGGTGCTGATTATTTTCGCCTGGACACCGCCACACTTCTGGGCACTGGCAGTGCATCGCCGGGATGAATACGCCAAAGCCGATATTCCCATGCTGCCGGTAACCCACGGCATTGCTTATACCAAACTGCACATTCTGCTTTACACCATCATGCTCTGCCTGGTGTCGCTGTTGCCCTGGTTCACCGGTATGTTTGGCTGGTTGTATTTGCTCGGCGCCGTGGTGCTGGGTGCAGGTTTTATGTACTGGTCACTGGCGATGATTTTCAGCAAAAAACCCGGTGTAGGCATGGATACGTTCCGCTACTCCATCGTTTATTTAATGGCTTTATTTGTGATTATGTTACTGGATCATTACCTGGTGGCAACCGCCAGTATCACCACGCCAATTTTATAATGGAATAAATAATGAGCGGGCTTGAAAATACACCGGCACAACAACGTGGAATTCGCAACACGGTACTGATACTGGTGGCAATTGTTGTCGCGGTGATGGCGCTGGCGGTCTATAAAGTATTACGCCCGCAAGCGATGAGCATTGAGCAACTGCAAACTCACCAGGGTTTTTTATTTGAAACGCCGCGACGTTTCAATGACTTTTCTTTGATTGACCACCAAAACCGGCCCTTCACGCGGCAGCAGTTGCAAGAAAAGTGGTCACTGATTTATTTCGGATTTACCCACTGCCCGGACATTTGCCCGACCGCCCTGACGGAAATAAAACGCACGCTGGATAATTTACCGCAGGCTATGCGTGACAATACCCGCGTGGTGCTGGTAACGCTCGACCCGGCACGGGATACCCCGGCGATATTGCAACAATACGTTAACGCCTTTGATCCGGCCTTTATCGGTGTTACCGGCGAATTTCTCGACATTCGCCGCTTTGCCAATGAAGTGAATGTCGCCTTTGCCAAAACCCCACTGGGCGATGACTACACCATTGACCACAGCACCCACCTGGTATTGATTAACCCCAAAGGCGATTACCACGCCTTTTTTCGTCCGCCGTTTAACAGTGACACACTGGGCATCACACTACCGGAAATAATGGCGCGCTGGAATTAACGGGAATATTGTTGTAAACGCCGGATAAAAAAACATGTCGGCAACATATTCTGATGGCAAGCGGACCGAACCAGCGGCTCATTCCGCTTGAGCAAACTGCTAATCGCGGATGTAGGATGCAAGAATGGTATTTAAAAAACGCTGCCCCAGCGCGGTGGTTTGCAAAACCGCCGGATCGCTATTGACCAACCCTTTGCTCACCAATTCCTGCCACTGTGGCTGCAACGCAGCCAATGTCAGTCCGGTACGCTGCTGAAAAATATCACCCGGCACACCATCATTCAAACGCAACGCATTCATTAAAAACTCCAGCGGCAAAGCTTCCGCTTGTAAAACTTCACCACCACCATTAAAACTGTTCAAATGCCCGCCGACCGCCGCAGGGATTTTATTGTGTGCGGCAAGATAATGTTGCGGCAAACGGGTTTTCCACTGCCGAACGATGGCCTGTTTTTCCGGCAGGGTAATTTTGCCGTGCGCACCGGCGCCTATTCCCAGGTAATCACCAAACTGCCAGTAATTCAAATTGTGACGGGCACGGCGGTTATCCCGCGCATAGGCCGATACTTCATATTGTTGATAACCGGCATCGGCCAATTTTTGAAAACCTGCGTCCTGAATATCCACCAGAATATCTTCTTCGGGCAACACCGGCGGGGCAGAATAAAAAGCGGTATTTTGTTCGATGGTTAATTGATACCAGGACAAATGTGACGGCGCCAGGGCAATCGCCTGGTCCAGATCCGCCAGCGCATCGGCTACTGACTGCTGCGGCAAACCGTGCATCAAATCCAGGTTGAAATTATCAAAACCCGCACCGCGTGCAACATCCGCCGAGCACAAGGCTTCATCGCGGTTGTGCACTCTGCCTAATAATTGCAGCTGCGTTTGATTAAAACTCTGAATACCAATCGACAAGCGATTGACGCCCGCCAGGCGAAAGCCGCGAAACTTCTCCTGTTCAAAAGTGCCAGGGTTAGCTTCCAGAGTAATTTCAATATCCGGTTCAAAGCCAATCAGCCGCTCTGCGGCTTGCAAGATGTCACCAATCGCTTTGGCAGAAAATAAACTCGGTGTGCCTCCACCGAAAAAAATACTGGTGATCTTGCGACCCTGCGCCAATAC includes:
- a CDS encoding SCO family protein, producing the protein MSGLENTPAQQRGIRNTVLILVAIVVAVMALAVYKVLRPQAMSIEQLQTHQGFLFETPRRFNDFSLIDHQNRPFTRQQLQEKWSLIYFGFTHCPDICPTALTEIKRTLDNLPQAMRDNTRVVLVTLDPARDTPAILQQYVNAFDPAFIGVTGEFLDIRRFANEVNVAFAKTPLGDDYTIDHSTHLVLINPKGDYHAFFRPPFNSDTLGITLPEIMARWN
- a CDS encoding COX15/CtaA family protein, with product MVLSGYRKGLLYAGIAATLLTAVVVVLGAFTRLSDAGLGCPDWPGCYGHLTWPKSEGAIAAAEARFPEFPVEHDKTWPEMVHRYFAGLLGLVILAITVSVWRKAHALPLHEYPRWHTLSLLLLVIVQALFGMWTVTLKLWPQIVTAHLLGGFATLTLLWLLVQRTGNFQWSLPESQRRFRNRTLWLALLVTLLVIMQIALGGWTSANYAALACTDFPRCHNEWWPAMDFHSGFDIAQDIGPNYLGGLLENEARTAIHMTHRIGALIVTVTLLWLIFRLLRSALSRSKPLALFLLVVLCLQIMLGITNVLASLPLTVAVAHNATGALLLLTMVTLCHRLMTARFENGRSLP
- a CDS encoding DUF2909 domain-containing protein, encoding MWLKIIIVMLLIAIVASLFGALGFLLKDADMPQSRRTWYALGVRITLAVLLMICLIYGFASGILHSQAPWDHRL
- a CDS encoding cytochrome c oxidase subunit 3, which encodes MAANENVYYVPAQSRLPLLASIALFLTVFGAAHWLNGSAKGPWIFLTGALLFAAVLWSWFATVIHENMAGLNNQQLKRSYVWAMGWFIFSEVMFFAAFFGALFYVRTFALPWLSGAGDTSSTNEFLWPGFTEQWPLMTTPDMVRHGEQAVMTGPAENMSFPGFKAMLGWLPLWNTLVLVTSSLTVHIAHGALKNNNRKSFNLWLGITVLLGISFVALQAWEYHHAYTAMGLTLNSGIYGATFFMLTGFHGAHVTIGTLMLLIMWLRSVLKNHFKPHDSFGFEAASWYWHFVDVVWVVLFFVVYIFG
- the cyoE gene encoding heme o synthase, coding for MTYAAAKAVSSSSWRDYYQLCKPRVVMLMILTSAIGMLLAVPGMVPLHVLIIGNLGIALCAGSAAAINHLVDRHIDEKMARTFNRPLVQGRLAPRQAAWFALIIGCTGMFLLCVFINVLTAMLTLASLIGYAVVYTLFLKRTTPQNIVIGGIAGAAPPLLGWTAVTNEVHAHALLLVLIIFAWTPPHFWALAVHRRDEYAKADIPMLPVTHGIAYTKLHILLYTIMLCLVSLLPWFTGMFGWLYLLGAVVLGAGFMYWSLAMIFSKKPGVGMDTFRYSIVYLMALFVIMLLDHYLVATASITTPIL
- the hemW gene encoding radical SAM family heme chaperone HemW, translating into MSLLLPPLALYIHIPWCIRKCPYCDFNSHEARTDMPEAEYVAALIHDLEQDQVLAQGRKITSIFFGGGTPSLFSAKAIGDILQAAERLIGFEPDIEITLEANPGTFEQEKFRGFRLAGVNRLSIGIQSFNQTQLQLLGRVHNRDEALCSADVARGAGFDNFNLDLMHGLPQQSVADALADLDQAIALAPSHLSWYQLTIEQNTAFYSAPPVLPEEDILVDIQDAGFQKLADAGYQQYEVSAYARDNRRARHNLNYWQFGDYLGIGAGAHGKITLPEKQAIVRQWKTRLPQHYLAAHNKIPAAVGGHLNSFNGGGEVLQAEALPLEFLMNALRLNDGVPGDIFQQRTGLTLAALQPQWQELVSKGLVNSDPAVLQTTALGQRFLNTILASYIRD
- a CDS encoding SURF1 family protein; its protein translation is MIKIAPLAEKSNVSPNKKITLLTSLILPLLIVAGCWQLQRAAEKRDMEQHWQAQQQLPVVVLNGNNILQLPDYQQVMSNGYFSPIHQWYLDNRHRQGQYGFEILQEFILDDGAKLLVNRGWVAAGSGRQHLPKVVTPAGQQTIFGELMTLQPYALLENIPISNSWPQVILHPDLTRMRDQLDYPLPSRYVRLDGTSQGALITNWQLTALSSARHMGYAVQWFAMAIALVMWFLIANTALPGKLRAQLNNRNTRS
- a CDS encoding cytochrome c oxidase assembly protein; translation: MKLPGPANPIYQLCIRLGALVVAMFVFAVWIMPPLYDVFCEITGLNGKTGARYEAMPAGADESRLITVQFVAINNETMSWNFAPQTRRIQVHPGAQTRIDYHVQNASSKNMVGQAIPSLVPFKAASFFHKTECFCFEQQPLAAGESAVLPMYFIVDPELPAYIKTITLSYTLFDVTDRFANDIPLTQIFSNTD